The following proteins come from a genomic window of Gossypium raimondii isolate GPD5lz chromosome 5, ASM2569854v1, whole genome shotgun sequence:
- the LOC105770014 gene encoding probable prolyl 4-hydroxylase 3, translating into MAKVRHSRLQARKWSTVTLVLSMLFMLSVVLLMLLGLGVFFLPINDDDSAPNDLTSYRRMASERGKGLGKRGEQWTEVLSWEPRAFIYHNFLSKEECEYLINLAKPHMVKSTVVDSKTGKSKDSRVRTSSGMFLRRGQDKIIKDIEKRIADYSFIPVEHGEGLQVLHYEVGQKYDAHFDYFLDEFNTKNGGQRMATMLMYLSDVEEGGETIFPAAKGNISSVPWWNELSECGKQGLAVKPKMGDALLFWSMRPDATLDPSSLHGGCPVIMGNKWSSTKWMHLEEYKV; encoded by the exons ATGGCGAAAGTGAGACATTCTCGATTGCAAGCGAGGAAATGGTCGACGGTTACGCTCGTGTTGTCGATGTTGTTTATGTTATCGGTGGTTTTGTTGATGCTATTGGGACTAGGTGTCTTCTTTCTCCCGATAAATGACGATGATTCTGCCCCCAATGATCTCACTTCTTATAGGCGCATGGCTTCTGAAAG AGGGAAAGGCTTGGGGAAGAGAGGGGAGCAATGGACTGAAGTCCTTTCCTGGGAGCCTAGAGCTTTCATTTATCATAACTTCTTG TCCAAGGAAGAGTGTGAGTACTTAATAAATCTTGCTAAACCTCACATGGTGAAGTCCACTGTGGTTGATAGCAAGACAGGGAAAAGTAAAGATAGCAG GGTACGGACAAGTTCGGGTATGTTTCTGAGAAGAGGGCAAGATAAAATCATTAAGGACATAGAAAAAAGGATAGCAGACTACTCTTTCATTCCTGTAG AGCATGGAGAAGGTCTTCAAGTTCTCCACTATGAAGTTGGACAGAAATATGATGCACACTTTGATTACTTCCTTGATGAGTTCAACACTAAAAATGGTGGCCAGCGGATGGCTACCATGCTTATGTATTT GTCAGATGTTGAAGAGGGGGGTGAGACAATATTTCCTGCAGCCAAGGGCAATATTAGTTCTGTGCCGTGGTGGAATGAATTGTCTGAATGTGGGAAACAGGGGCTTGCTGTGAAGCCTAAGATGGGTGATGCATTGCTGTTCTGGAGCATGAGACCCGATGCTACACTAGATCCTTCAAGTTTGCACG GTGGATGCCCTGTGATTATGGGGAACAAATGGTCCTCTACAAAGTGGATGCATCTTGAAGAATACAAGGTTTAA
- the LOC105770011 gene encoding 24-methylenesterol C-methyltransferase 2: MDSLSLFCTGALLAGGLYWFVCVLGPAEQKGKRAVDLSGGSISAEKVRDNYKQYWSFFRRPKEIETAEKVPDFVDTFYNLVTDIYEWGWGQSFHFSPSIPGKSHRDATRLHEEMAVDLIDVKPGDRILDVGCGVGGPMRAIAAHSRAKVVGITINDYQVNRARMHNKKAGLDSLCEVVCGNFLEMPFQDNSFDGAYSIEATCHAPKLEDVYAEVFRVLKPGSLYVSYEWVTTEKYRADNPEHVEVIQGIERGDALPGLRSYSDIAEAAKKVGFEIVKEKDLAKPPSLPWWTRLKMGRIAYWRNHILVIVLAAIGIAPKGTVDVHDMLFKTADYLTRGGDSGIFSPMHMILLRKPKEAPSKS, translated from the coding sequence atggattctctttctctcttctgTACCGGGGCTCTTTTGGCCGGCGGTCTGTACTGGTTCGTTTGCGTTTTAGGCCCCGCAGAGCAGAAGGGCAAGCGAGCTGTCGATCTCTCCGGCGGTTCCATTTCCGCTGAAAAGGTTCGAGACAACTACAAGCAGTATTGGTCTTTCTTCCGCCGCCCAAAGGAGATCGAAACCGCCGAGAAAGTCCCGGACTTCGTCGACACTTTTTACAATCTAGTCACCGATATATACGAATGGGGCTGGGGTCAATCCTTCCATTTCTCTCCTTCCATCCCCGGGAAATCTCACCGTGACGCGACGCGTCTCCACGAAGAGATGGCCGTCGATCTCATCGACGTCAAACCCGGAGACCGAATCCTCGACGTAGGATGCGGGGTAGGCGGACCTATGCGTGCCATTGCGGCTCACTCGCGAGCCAAAGTCGTGGGCATCACGATCAACGATTACCAAGTGAACCGCGCCCGCATGCACAACAAGAAAGCCGGGCTAGATTCTCTTTGCGAAGTTGTTTGCGGGAACTTCCTGGAGATGCCGTTTCAAGACAACAGCTTCGACGGCGCCTACTCCATCGAAGCAACATGCCACGCGCCGAAACTGGAAGATGTCTACGCCGAGGTTTTCCGGGTACTGAAACCCGGATCTCTCTACGTGTCTTACGAGTGGGTCACAACTGAAAAGTACCGAGCAGATAACCCCGAGCACGTGGAGGTTATTCAAGGTATCGAAAGAGGCGATGCTTTGCCTGGCCTCAGGAGCTACTCCGATATTGCCGAGGCTGCAAAAAAGGTAGGATTTGAGATTGTGAAGGAGAAGGATCTGGCCAAGCCACCGTCTCTCCCCTGGTGGACTAGGCTTAAGATGGGTAGAATCGCCTACTGGAGGAACCACATTCTCGTCATTGTGCTGGCTGCCATAGGCATAGCTCCTAAAGGAACCGTTGATGTTCACGATATGTTGTTCAAGACCGCTGATTATTTGACCAGAGGTGGGGATTCTGGAATTTTTTCCCCCATGCACATGATTCTCCTCAGAAAACCCAAGGAGGCTCCTTCAAAATCCTAG
- the LOC105770016 gene encoding uncharacterized protein At1g76070, which produces MYKNRAKYIVLCMSYKILLSKCLDRMKKQGKPRSMILRILPKAVSAVRVSFQNPPFSPGKDKRAACASKGLSCPIISIIPDEARRKSKSGTLETPEPTSPKVSCMGQIKHKKNIRKLAAKANLKPVSVPLPHQSSSPTHGKKQASKLRRVFSLAKSDAPSSNKKDLPDVNRAPGLGEMKRFASGRDAFASFDWTAQIAPLEADHVHKDCNYYSDDERRDGDFEEEVMIPFSAPMRIGCEGLPLRPRKEINIWKRRTTNPPPPLQLKSL; this is translated from the coding sequence ATGTATAAAAACAGAGCAAAATATATTGTGTTATGTATGTCCTATAAAATCCTCCTGTCCAAGTGTTTAGATAGAATGAAGAAACAGGGTAAGCCCAGAAGCATGATATTGAGAATTTTGCCAAAAGCAGTTTCAGCTGTCCGTGTGAGCTTTCAGAACCCGCCGTTCAGCCCAGGCAAAGACAAGAGAGCAGCTTGTGCAAGCAAAGGGTTGTCTTGTCCCATCATTTCCATAATTCCCGATGAAGCTCGAAGGAAATCCAAGAGTGGAACCTTGGAAACTCCAGAACCAACTTCACCCAAAGTCTCATGCATGGGACAGATCAAGCACAAGAAGAATATTAGAAAATTAGCTGCTAAAGCTAATTTGAAGCCTGTCTCTGTTCCACTCCCTCATCAATCTTCTTCTCCTACACACGGGAAGAAGCAGGCTTCCAAGTTAAGGCGAGTCTTTAGCTTGGCAAAATCTGATGCGCCATCGAGTAACAAGAAAGACTTGCCTGATGTGAATAGAGCGCCAGGTTTGGGCGAAATGAAGCGTTTTGCAAGCGGCCGTGATGCTTTTGCTAGTTTTGATTGGACGGCACAGATTGCACCCCTGGAAGCAGATCATGTTCATAAGGATTGTAATTATTACTCTGATGATGAGAGAAGAGATGGTGACTTTGAAGAAGAAGTGATGATTCCTTTCTCAGCTCCAATGAGGATTGGCTGTGAAGGGTTGCCTTTGCGGCCACGGAAAGAAATAAACATATGGAAGAGAAGAACAACGAATCCACCTCCGCCCCTTCAATTGAAATCCTTGTAG
- the LOC105770013 gene encoding cysteine desulfurase, mitochondrial has protein sequence MASKLLRQTLTKTYTTAVIRRFSTMAAVASPSEYEDPTGITMKGVKISGRPLYLDMQATTPVDPRVLDSMLPFYLSRYGNPHSRTHLYGWESETAVETARAQVAALIGASPKEIVFTSGATESNNISIKGVMHFYKDKKRHVITTQTEHKCVLDSCRHLQQEGFEVTYLPVGSDGLIDLDRLRKEIRPDTGLISVMAVNNEIGVVQPVEEIGQICKEFNVPFHTDAAQALGKIKVDVEKWNVSLMSLSGHKIYGPKGVGALYMRRRPRIRVEPQMNGGGQERGIRSGTVPTPLVVGMGAACELAMKEMEYDEKRIKGLQERLLNGIREKIDGVLVNGSMDRRYVGNLNLSFAYVEGESLLMGLKEVAVSSGSACTSASLEPSYVLRALGVDEDMAHTSIRFGIGRFTTEEEIDRAVELTVKQVEKLREMSPLYEMVKEGIDIKQIQWAQH, from the coding sequence ATGGCCTCAAAGCTTCTTCGTCAAACCCTAACCAAAACCTACACAACCGCCGTTATACGCCGCTTCTCCACCATGGCTGCTGTCGCTTCCCCTTCCGAGTATGAGGACCCAACAGGAATCACCATGAAAGGTGTGAAAATTTCGGGCCGTCCACTTTACCTCGACATGCAAGCGACTACCCCCGTGGATCCTAGGGTTTTAGATTCGATGCTTCCGTTTTACCTCTCCCGTTATGGGAACCCTCACTCCCGTACTCACCTCTACGGTTGGGAATCTGAAACCGCCGTCGAAACAGCCCGCGCACAAGTCGCGGCACTCATTGGAGCTTCCCCGAAAGAAATCGTTTTTACCTCCGGCGCCACCGAATCGAACAACATCTCAATCAAAGGCGTTATGCATTTCTACAAAGACAAGAAGCGTCACGTTATCACGACTCAAACGGAGCACAAATGCGTTTTAGATTCTTGCCGGCATCTTCAACAGGAAGGTTTTGAGGTAACTTATTTGCCTGTCGGGTCTGATGGGCTTATTGATTTGGATAGATTAAGGAAAGAAATCCGGCCCGATACCGGGTTAATTTCTGTTATGGCGGTTAATAATGAAATTGGTGTGGTTCAACCGGTTGAAGAAATCGGTCAAATTTGTAAAGAATTTAATGTCCCTTTTCATACAGATGCTGCACAAGCTTTAGGGAAGATTAAGGTTGATGTAGAGAAGTGGAACGTAAGTTTAATGAGTTTAAGTGGGCATAAGATTTATGGTCCTAAAGGAGTTGGGGCTTTGTATATGAGAAGGCGACCTCGGATTAGAGTTGAGCCGCAAATGAATGGAGGTGGGCAAGAGAGAGGGATAAGGAGTGGGACGGTGCCGACTCCACTTGTGGTTGGGATGGGAGCGGCGTGTGAGTTGGCAATGAAGGAAATGGAGTATGATGAGAAGAGAATTAAAGGGTTGCAAGAGAGGTTATTGAATGGGATTAGAGAGAAGATTGATGGGGTGTTGGTGAATGGAAGTATGGATAGGAGGTATGTTGGGAACTTAAACTTGTCGTTTGCGTATGTTGAAGGGGAGAGTTTGTTGATGGGATTGAAAGAAGTGGCAGTGTCTAGTGGGAGTGCATGTACTAGTGCTAGCTTGGAACCATCATATGTACTGAGAGCCTTGGGTGTGGATGAGGATATGGCACATACTTCGATTAGGTTTGGGATTGGGAGGTTTACTACCGAGGAGGAGATTGATAGGGCAGTTGAGCTTACTGTGAAACAGGTTGAGAAATTAAGGGAAATGAGTCCACTTTATGAGATGGTCAAGGAAGGTATTGATATTAAGCAGATTCAATGGGCGCAGCATTGA